The region AATAAACGGATGTCCCGGTTGTCCTGGGTCTTTCTTTCTGCCTTAAATTGCAGCAGCTCTATTTTAAAACGAGTAAATATTCAACCATTTTAcaacaaaggcaaaaaaagtgcaaattcTGAGAGCAACACTCCAAATCAGTTTACAAACCTTAAATAATGCaattaaattctttttttttaataactaaACTTTTCCCTCAGTAAGGAGGAAATCGATTTCTAAATAGCAAGAAAACAGATATTTGAAGTATTCAAAACTTCGGGcctgtaaattatttttaaaacaaaagaaatgacTAATAATCCAGCCCACTCTTGGCGGTGTTTGCTTTAGGTGGATAAGTGGATTGGACATCCCTAATGAATGGTCCGGGGTGTCTGGGCCGCGGGCTGCTGACGGGCTGAGCTGCGAGCTGTCAACTTTAGAGCCTCTCCGTCTTTCACGTCCTTCTCTCCATCACACCAAAGAGCAAACTGACGGACTGCGCACTGCAGCGGACAGGACAGCATCACACCTCCAAACCCGACTCATCACCTAAATATGATCTCGGCCGCTTCCAAACATTAAGCTTACTGCATGATGCGTTAAAATTCAAAGCAAGCAGTTTAAGAGTTTAGATTTTAGCAAACAGCTGGTTTATTACTGATAAAAGCCTCCAGCTATCATCAAAAGTCTCATGCTCGATTTGTGCGTTTTTCTGGCGCAAAGCAACTTTACACGAACAAACAGGGAGTGCACCATGCAATACGCGCCTCCAGACTCTTTATCCTGAAGACGCCACTGTATCTACCTGCTCAGATTCCTCCTTCATGTCCCCCTCATGCCCAGAAGACAATTTGCTCAGCAGCTGAAAAGTGGCGTCTCTCCCTCCGCGCTGCTCGCCCTCCGCTGCCGCTGCTTCCTCCAAACACATTCACTAACATATGACAGTTTGCAGGGAAATTCTTGACAATTGGTGTCTTGAGTGTGTGGCATAAATAGCAGGCAGAGCCCTCGCTGGGTTATGATGGGGTGGCTTGATGGTTGCTGGCATGGTGCGGCGCTGATTGGTCCGGCCGCGGCCTGACGTCAGGAGGCTGGGAATAAGGCTGGGCTGGAGCTTTAGGAGCAAGACAGTGTACTGGAGACCCAGCGCATCCCAGCATACGCACGGTACTGGAGACTGAGGGGCATCCCAGCAAACACACTTACTACTCCCGCCTGCGCGTCCCGGCATCCCCCCGCCAGCACGAGCCAAACATCCAGGATCATCCGACAGAGCGAgagggagaagacttttgaaaTCTTTTGGTGTGTGATTTTGTTTCTCGCCGGCTCTTCGCACCGTGGATACGCTGCCATGTTAAAGTACACTGAATTATTTATAGACGTGCGTATCTTCTTGTGTGACAGCTCTGCCCTAAAAGCATTTTATTAGACGCCTCTTCCAGCACTAACTGGCACACGACGCTCTTCTTCTCCGCCGATGCGTCACATCCAAGAGCGCCGGGACAACCCAACTGGCTCCGCTCTCCCCGCCTGAGCCGATCGGCAGCTTTTCAGCCGAAATCTGCATCTGTGTTGAATTTTGCTTCGGATCCATAAAAGgactgatttatttttcccAGCTTTTGGCCTTTCTTCCACAGAGGACGCGGTTCCCATCCCTtcctggttctttttttttctttcctacctcttccttttctttctttcttttttatttgtttggagGGGACGCTGACGCTTTTTACGCATGCAGGGAGAAATCTGTGGTGACACCTGATCGACTGGCTTCTCCGCGCACATTGACCCGGGAGCTCCAGGCAAATCAGGGAGGGAGGAAGCAGATACTCGGTCAATGCTCGGCCTGTgctgttgattttgtttgtgcGTGTGCTTCATCTGTGGGGGTTGTAGCCCAGCCAAAGCCATGGTCCACTGCGCCGGCTGCGAGAGGCCTATCCTGGACCGCTTTCTGCTCAACGTGCTGGACAGAGCCTGGCACGTCAAGTGCGTCCAGTGCTGCGAGTGCAAATGCAATTTGACAGAGAAATGTTTTTCTCGAGAGGGAAGACTGTACTGCAAAAATGATTTCTTTAGGTAAGCACTGGGAAGGTGGCAGAACAACTCACCagcggttgttttgttttgaatgtgactgtttttttaCGTCCGAAGCCGAATGGTTGAAGCAGCAGGTAATCAGGCTCATATGCGCAAAAGAAACGATGgaaagaaattcaaatattagcaaaaaggaggaaaagaagcaTAAATACTGATGGTGCACCACTCCATTAAAAAGctttaaacatttcaaaaatgaaacttttggATTAGCTGGATTCACCATcagtcagcagaaaaaaagggggatttaaaaatacaaccGAAAAACTTATTTAATAgttaaaattacaattttggggggaaaaaacaaaaaataaaaacacaaatatctgaaaacaaaatattttaggAACATCTGTTGACTGCTCACTCAGAAGTGAGAGTCTCGGTgttatttatttctctgtaaATAAGCGCATAAAGACGAGTCCTGCCTGCAGGCGCCAACCAGGACTGGGAGGCGATAAGCTTTGATTAGCAGTGAGTAATTAAAAGCTTGTTAATTTGGATTCttatgcaaaacaacaacaacaaaaaaggaacaGCAACATTAAACGCGTGTGCGCTGGCTCTCAGCGGGGTGGGGGTTGGTTTGTTAGGAAATCGAGGAAATCACACTTgggctgtatttttttttaacaacgtGCGGATCAAACTCCAACCCGAGGAGCCTCTGGCCACTGTGTTTGCTCAGTCCGGCTGAGAAGAACGTGATAAGTGGATTTGAATAGTAAACTAGTTAAAAAGATCAAGTCCGCAGACAATGCAATCACAGACGTGCAGTCAACAAGCAGTGCACGCCACTCAATACACATTGTTTAACGGTGAAGTCAGTGCGGGCTGCAATTTATTATTCTAAAACGACCTGCTGTATTAGAGGGAACAGCGCGATTACCGAGGCTCTGCTGCTGTATGGAACCCACAGagggagaaaaggaaaaaaggagggaaacaatcaggaaaaaaagaaagaaaacgaaacaaaaaaataataataataacaacaacaacaacaacaataataataataacaaaaagtaCTCACAGGGCCGTGAAAAGATTCATGGAGGACGAAAGTTATGTGTTcctatttcaatttttttttacaacagcaCATATAAAAAGTAGCTCCAGAAAACTAAAttgtgcattattattattattattattattattagtagtagtagtagtagtagtagtagtagtattgttgttcttgttgtaaAGAACACAAAGTATAAAAAAATGCGTTGTTACGCCTGAGCTTCCGTACTCAGTTGTTTACTCTATTTTATAAATATCTAGGATACTTAAGTATTTATTCCTCTATTATATTTCGTGTTTTAATGTAATGTTTAACaatggtttgtgtgtctgttataGCTCTGAAATTGTTAATTTTCAGTTACTATGAGAATAGAGAGGGTATTTTATAAACTtacaacattattattattactatcatCATCgttgttattttattgtgatttatttatttttaattctatttttatatttaattaatttttctctgaaacagaaatgaaattTTGGGCCACTGAGTTTAGTATTTTGACGTGGATCTTTACCACTTGTCCTAGTCAGTCTGCATGTTTGGGCTTCAGCGTCCTGCTGTGACTCAAAGGTCAGATCCATGTGTGATGAGAACAGTAACACCACATCATTTCCTCATCTGTTGCAGGCGGTTCGGCACTAAGTGTGGCGGCTGTTCGCAGGGCATCTCTCCTAACGACCTGGTCCGGAGGGCCCGGAGCAAAGTGTTTCACCTCAACTGCTTCACCTGCATGATGTGCAATAAGCAGCTCTCCACCGGGGAGGAACTCTACATCATAGACGAAAACAAATTCGTTTGCAAAGACGATTACCTAAGCAACGCCAGTGTAAAAGACTCCAACCTCCTCTCAGGTACGAAGagcgtgcatgcgtgtgtgtgtgtgtgtgtgtgtgcgtttgtgtgtgtacgtgtgtttgtgtttgtgtgtgtgtgcgtgcgtgcgcgcgcGTCGGTGCACCAGGCGGGATATATTGTGATGGATGTGATGTGTTCAGTCCCGCAGTGGCTCCATCATTTCCATGATCAGAGCTCAGGCGACACTCAGAgaatttacaaaagaaaaaaataaaacaacagcaaccaGAACCAGCCATGCCGTTGTGTGCAGATGATTCCGTTCTTCATTTGTGCCTTTCAGCCTCCTACAGCAGCTCACAACTCTAGCTGGCctgttgtgtaaatgtgctGGATAGCTGTGCAGCTTTGCTCCACAATCTGTCTTGTAGAATTACTTTACTGAGATTGTTTGCAATTTTTCCTTAATATTTAAGGCTCTCTATGACTattaaatcagctgtttttatttgcagtcaCTTCTAAAACATCTTTATAGACTGTGTGAATATTATAGGATTCTTAACTCATAAAACAGTACGacagaaaaaatactaaatgtgtaaaataaataataataataataaactagaTGAATCATTCAGAAAACatagtttattttcattaacGTTGCAGGTAGCTGAGGTCAGCCCCCTTTAACTGACAGTCCACAGTGATAAGCAGAGTTTTGGTGAACGGGGCCATCCGTTTATCACCGCTCCGGTTCATCTAAAACCCATCTGTCTGTTCTGCAGTAACGGCATGCAGCGATCCGAGTTTATCACCGGACTCTCAAGACCAGCTACAGGACGATGTGGTCCTAAAGGACACGGAGATCGCCGCCCTGTCCGACAAGGAGACGGTGAACAACGAGAACGACGATCAGAACCTGGGAGGGAAGCGGCGCGGGCCCCGGACCACCATCAAGGCCAAGCAGCTGGAGACGCTGAAGGCCGCTTTCGCCGCCACTCCCAAACCCACCAGACACATCAGGGAACAGCTGGCCCAGGAGACTGGCCTCAACATGAGGGTCATCCAGGTACACTTAGAAGCCACAAGATCACGCAGGATTTCACCATCAGTTCATTTATCaccaccaaaaaacaaaacaaacccccAAAGGCATGTGTCCGACCAGCCTCACACTTCATCAGACAGAGGGCTTCTCCTCTGGCTCCCTTCAGAACATCACTGCTGTTATTCCAGCTCTCTCCGTCCCCACGCcttaaatatagctccacacTAAATCACCCGTGCTCCTCTGAATCTGTCTGAGATGGTCCCAAATATTATGGAAATAGAATCCAGGGGACACCCACAGGTTGAGGAGGTGGGCTCGcgctttttctgttttataggGTGTTACGCACCCATTAAAAGGTGTGATGTAACAGCTTATATTTTATGGAAAAATGTCCCTGCCAAGCTGCCAGACTGCCATGACCGTGTAGGCCTCATCCTATCACAAGGCTCCACCTCCCCCAGCatcacccctcctccccctttCACATCCTTCACCCCTCTTTAGAGGAGGCCTCTTCCCTTCAAATTGCGCGGTCACATTGAATTCATTAAGCCAAAGATTGGCCGACGGACGAGGTTGATTTGGAAACGGGTAATTTATATGGGTATTTTTGATTCTTGGCGCGCGCGACGGGGCAAAGTCGCCAACTGGCGCCGGGCTGCTGGGAGCGCTGGGAGTCCTGGCACAGCGCTGCCATCACGTTTTGCGACCACATTTAGCCATGCTGTGAGCATTTCCAGCCAAGTGGAAAGGCAGAAATCTGTTTCAAGGGTCTTCAGATTGTCTCCTCAGAACTCTGAATTACAGCAGGGCCGCGAATTAAACAAGGACCAAGTCGAGACACTTTGCTGTTATTATTGCtaatattattatcattacgattattattattatttgcgtGTTATGGGGGGCATTTTATGTCTGTGGCGCAAAAGcattgaaagaaaattattgtgAATATTCAATACATTTTGTAAAACCCCAGGAAAAAGTCGACCTTAAAGTGGagcatttacttatttatttttaattctatttccCTTTATTTTAACCCCCACCTCAACCCCGCccctttctttcttgctttctttctttctttctttctttctttctttctttctttttttgttcaagTAAAGCGTCATAATGTTTTTGAGGCTGCGGGGCAGATCTCAGGTAAAACGGTAAAGCAGATTAATGGCGATGAAGTGAAAGTGGTGAAGAAGAGGTATCTAATATGTATGAGCATGAAGGGGGGAGAGGAAGAGCGTAATTAAAGGAAGCCGGCCTATAGATTAGGAAATGATAACCTCCAAGAGCCCGGTAATATATTGGTAACAACCCTCCTATTAAGTATTAATTGGAGATTTTAAGCCCCCGCTGCTGTAGCCTTCAGTCGGAGTAAATGGAGGGTTAAAAGATCATTAGGGAGGTTAGATGTGCTCCTCGCTCCTGTAACGATAATTGGGCGCAGTCCTCTCCGCCGCAGAGCATTGCGGATTTAGGGCACCGGCTCATCACGCACGCcgcaaaacacacagagagcgCGGTTATTGACACTACTAAGAAGCCAGCGCGGTGCAGGTGCCAAGGTAAATATGATACCTAATTACACTTTCTTTGGAATAGCGGGGATTTTTACAGCCAGCTTTATTTGCATATTCTCGGAAAAtcccatttttgtttgtttagataTGTATTCATGGTAAAGCAGCTCTCGGCCCCAGTCATTTGTCCCCCTCCTCCCATCACACCGTATTGACGTGCAATCAAAATGGCGTCAGCAGCCTATTGCATGTTTGCTGAGTGACACAAGGTGACCCATATCTGTGTCTGTGCGCAGGTCTGGTTCCAGAACAGACGCTCCAAAGAGAGGCGCATGAAGCAGCTGAGCGCGCTGGGCGCCCGGAGACACGCGTTTTTCCGGAGCCCGAGGAGGATGAGAACGCTGGTGGACCGACTGGAGCCCGGAGAGCTCATCCCCAACGGGCCCTTCTCCTACTACGGAGGTATGCTTCTAATTTAGGTCGCTGATTTGAACgtcgttttaaaaaaaaatattattactatttttaatCATTCCAGTTGTTTCATcgttaaaaaagagaaaaagatctCTTTTTTTCAGTCTTGGAAAAATGATTCTGCCACCCAACGGTTTAGtcaaacattttcagcttctaaaaaaaatcttgtttgcATGTTATTCCATTTCTTACCTACCTGGTGCATTATTCCATTTGATCATATCTACACCTCATCAGTGACGGTGCTGAATAAGAATTAAAGCAGATTTTGTGAATATGTTCAGTAGCTACTGTTAAGGAATTACCACCTCAAATATATGCTGCCAATATTTCTAGCTTTTTCAGTAGTTTTCACAAAATatatcattttaaattcatgcaTACAATTAAATGAATTTCTGTGTGAACAAACAGACAGTGCAGTGACTATCTGCCTTGGCTTACTATTATAGCAAATTTGGATATTCAGCGCTAAGGCTTTCATTATAAAATGTTACAAATTTATGTGATCTATTATTCATTTTGGGTCACCTCATCCAGAGGTGTGTGAAAATCAGTGAACAGAGAGTTCATTTAAAGTGAAGTTAGTTTACACCTGAGTGATCTGATACCAACACCACACTGTTCCTTCAAATCTGGTCATTTTCTCAGAATTTCATTTACGCTCAAGCCTTTGTCCTTTCTGCTAAAGCAAAAAGTCTAATTTGATTctgctgaattaaaaaaaagtcagtctCAGTAGGTAGAATCGCTGATGAAATGGCCcccattttaattaattttgtgGCCACGTTGTTCTCCCCACCCAATTGCAGTTTTGATTTAAGTGTAACGTGCTCTGTGACTAATGTAGCACAGCGAGGGTCTCTCTCTCCAATACAAATCAAGTTATGTATATTCAATGAATTCCTCAACGTCCCTGGAATTATTTCTGCACACCCATTGTTCTGAGTCAAAGCTAacgctgatttttttcttcttctcttggaTCTGCAGATTATCAAAGCGAGTACTATGGCCCGGGAGGAAACTACGACTTCTTCCCTCAGGGGCCTCCATCATCGCAGGCCCAGACCCCCGTTGATCTCCCCTTCGTGCCCTCCTCAGGCCCCACAGGCACCCCCCTTGGAGGTATGGACCACCCCTTGCCAGGCCACCACCCCTC is a window of Acanthochromis polyacanthus isolate Apoly-LR-REF ecotype Palm Island chromosome 13, KAUST_Apoly_ChrSc, whole genome shotgun sequence DNA encoding:
- the lhx1a gene encoding LIM/homeobox protein Lhx1 translates to MVHCAGCERPILDRFLLNVLDRAWHVKCVQCCECKCNLTEKCFSREGRLYCKNDFFRRFGTKCGGCSQGISPNDLVRRARSKVFHLNCFTCMMCNKQLSTGEELYIIDENKFVCKDDYLSNASVKDSNLLSVTACSDPSLSPDSQDQLQDDVVLKDTEIAALSDKETVNNENDDQNLGGKRRGPRTTIKAKQLETLKAAFAATPKPTRHIREQLAQETGLNMRVIQVWFQNRRSKERRMKQLSALGARRHAFFRSPRRMRTLVDRLEPGELIPNGPFSYYGDYQSEYYGPGGNYDFFPQGPPSSQAQTPVDLPFVPSSGPTGTPLGGMDHPLPGHHPSSEVQRFSDIMSHHPGDSPSPEPGIPGPLHSISSEVFGPSPPFTSLSLNGSGYNNHLSHPPSEMNEGTVW